The following are from one region of the Methylophilus sp. DW102 genome:
- a CDS encoding FKBP-type peptidyl-prolyl cis-trans isomerase — translation MTTLNTLTQRLSYIVGENMAHQLQNDGLELDAAAVALAVSDVMAGNASRMTDDEKRSTVEQVQQESQARQMAAHAKNKAAGEAYLADNAKKEGVTTTASGLQYKQLVAGNGAKPTTSDRVKVHYHGTLTDGTVFDSSYQRGEPIVFPVTGVIAGWVEGLQLMNVGSKFELTIPSHLAYGANGSGPVIGPDATLVFQVELLAIE, via the coding sequence ATGACTACTCTAAACACTCTCACTCAACGCCTGAGCTATATCGTCGGCGAAAATATGGCTCACCAATTGCAAAATGACGGCCTGGAGCTGGATGCTGCGGCCGTGGCGCTGGCAGTGAGCGATGTGATGGCCGGCAATGCTTCACGCATGACCGACGACGAAAAACGCAGCACAGTGGAACAAGTACAACAAGAGAGCCAGGCCAGACAGATGGCTGCCCACGCGAAAAACAAGGCGGCGGGCGAAGCCTATCTGGCAGACAATGCGAAAAAAGAAGGCGTAACCACGACAGCGAGTGGCTTGCAGTATAAACAACTGGTCGCAGGCAATGGCGCGAAGCCTACCACCAGCGACCGTGTCAAAGTCCACTACCACGGCACACTGACGGACGGCACGGTGTTTGATAGCTCTTATCAGCGCGGCGAACCGATTGTGTTCCCGGTGACTGGCGTGATTGCAGGCTGGGTAGAAGGCTTGCAGTTGATGAACGTAGGTAGCAAGTTTGAGCTGACCATTCCATCGCACCTGGCATATGGCGCAAACGGCAGCGGCCCGGTGATTGGCCCGGATGCGACGCTGGTATTTCAGGTTGAGTTGTTGGCTATCGAATAA
- a CDS encoding TetR/AcrR family transcriptional regulator produces MTEELKKTRGRPKMFDNEVILDKALKVFWERGYEGASMAELTSTLGVNKPSLYAAFGNKEELFRQALSKYVSGPASFVRMVMKEPTARKVAEKFLLSSAEFLTSEAHPKGCMIVQGALSCGEGAQIIKEQLIQYRKHYEGLLTERFELAQLEGDLSPDVNAVDLSKYLATLHQGMSVQAVNGATQEELKRMVNVAMLNWPSK; encoded by the coding sequence ATGACTGAAGAGTTAAAAAAGACACGAGGTCGCCCCAAAATGTTTGATAACGAGGTGATCCTGGACAAGGCTTTGAAAGTCTTTTGGGAAAGGGGCTATGAAGGCGCCTCAATGGCCGAGTTAACCTCCACGCTCGGTGTGAATAAGCCAAGTTTGTATGCTGCGTTTGGCAATAAGGAAGAATTGTTTAGGCAAGCGCTTTCTAAGTATGTCTCCGGTCCAGCTTCATTTGTGAGGATGGTGATGAAAGAGCCAACAGCGCGCAAAGTCGCAGAAAAGTTTTTATTAAGTAGCGCGGAGTTTCTAACTAGTGAAGCACATCCCAAGGGATGCATGATCGTGCAAGGCGCCCTTTCATGCGGTGAAGGCGCACAGATCATCAAAGAACAGCTTATTCAGTATAGAAAACATTATGAGGGCTTGTTGACTGAGCGATTTGAGTTGGCACAACTTGAAGGTGATTTATCGCCTGACGTAAATGCCGTTGATTTATCTAAATATTTAGCTACTCTACATCAAGGAATGTCAGTGCAAGCGGTCAATGGCGCCACTCAAGAAGAACTTAAAAGAATGGTTAATGTAGCCATGTTGAATTGGCCGAGCAAATAA
- the gpmI gene encoding 2,3-bisphosphoglycerate-independent phosphoglycerate mutase — MSIKPVILLILDGFGHSETREHNAVLQANTPNLDRLKATYPHSLINASEHYVGLPDGQMGNSEVGHLNIGAGRIVFQDFERINNSISSGEFFKLPALVNAMQALKASDKALHILGLLSDGGVHSYQPHIHALLEMAKQQGLSKVYVHAFLDGRDTPPKSAQPYLQALEDHLQQLGVGRVASVGGRFYGMDRDKRWERVSVAYELLVNGTAEYVAADSLTALQQAYARDESDEFVKCTAIRAADEAPVRMEDGDCLVFMNFRSDRARQLTDALLNQQFAGFERSRVPRFSHYFTLTQYDKNQTLAEPIFAPYTVPNTFGEYVSKLGLKQLRIAETEKYPHVTFFFNGGEETVFAGEDRILVPSPKVATYDLQPEMSAPEVTDKLVAAIESQQYQAVICNYANGDMVGHTGNLQAAIKAVETLDTCVGRIVAAAQKTGAEVIITADHGNAESMFDHTSAQAHTQHTTNLVPFIYVGRQAVIRSGGALSDIAPTLLSLMGVAQPAEMTGQSLIQLNAAA, encoded by the coding sequence ATGTCTATCAAACCTGTCATATTGCTGATCCTCGATGGTTTTGGCCACAGCGAGACCCGCGAACACAATGCTGTTTTACAGGCAAACACGCCCAACCTCGACCGGCTCAAAGCCACTTACCCCCACAGCCTGATCAACGCCTCCGAACACTATGTCGGCCTGCCAGACGGCCAAATGGGCAATTCTGAAGTGGGTCACCTGAATATTGGGGCGGGACGCATTGTCTTTCAAGACTTTGAGCGTATTAATAACAGCATCAGCAGTGGTGAGTTTTTCAAGTTACCAGCCCTGGTCAATGCCATGCAGGCCCTCAAAGCCAGTGACAAAGCGCTGCATATCCTGGGCCTGCTGTCTGATGGCGGCGTGCATAGCTACCAGCCGCATATTCACGCCCTGCTCGAAATGGCCAAACAACAGGGCCTGAGCAAGGTGTATGTGCATGCCTTTCTGGATGGCCGGGATACCCCGCCCAAAAGCGCACAGCCTTACCTGCAAGCGCTCGAAGACCATCTCCAGCAGCTGGGCGTTGGCCGGGTGGCCTCTGTGGGCGGTCGCTTTTATGGCATGGACCGCGACAAGCGCTGGGAGCGGGTCTCGGTGGCTTATGAGTTACTGGTCAATGGCACGGCCGAATATGTGGCGGCAGATAGCCTGACCGCCTTGCAGCAAGCGTATGCCCGCGATGAAAGCGACGAGTTTGTGAAGTGCACGGCGATTCGCGCGGCTGACGAAGCCCCCGTGCGTATGGAAGACGGTGACTGCCTGGTGTTCATGAACTTTAGGAGTGACCGCGCCCGCCAGCTGACCGATGCCCTGCTCAACCAGCAGTTCGCAGGCTTTGAGCGCAGCCGGGTGCCACGCTTTAGCCACTATTTCACGCTGACCCAGTACGACAAAAACCAGACGCTGGCAGAACCGATTTTCGCGCCCTACACCGTGCCCAATACCTTTGGCGAATACGTCTCCAAACTCGGGCTCAAGCAATTGCGCATTGCCGAGACCGAAAAATATCCACACGTGACATTCTTCTTCAACGGCGGTGAAGAAACCGTTTTTGCTGGTGAAGACCGCATTCTGGTGCCTTCGCCCAAAGTTGCGACCTATGACTTGCAACCAGAAATGAGTGCGCCAGAAGTCACCGACAAACTGGTCGCCGCCATTGAATCGCAGCAATATCAGGCCGTGATCTGCAATTATGCCAATGGCGATATGGTGGGCCATACCGGCAACTTGCAAGCGGCCATTAAAGCGGTAGAAACGCTGGACACCTGTGTCGGCCGGATTGTGGCGGCTGCCCAAAAAACCGGCGCTGAAGTGATTATTACCGCCGACCATGGCAATGCCGAGAGCATGTTTGACCACACCAGTGCGCAGGCACACACCCAGCACACCACCAACCTGGTGCCCTTTATTTACGTTGGCCGCCAGGCGGTGATTCGTAGCGGCGGCGCACTGTCAGACATTGCACCGACCTTGTTATCGCTGATGGGGGTCGCACAACCTGCAGAAATGACCGGCCAGTCGCTGATCCAATTGAATGCAGCGGCCTGA
- a CDS encoding cupin domain-containing protein gives MQDPQLNLTGEIVTVRPEHSIDTIQHLPNYVGISQMTAGARGISMNIVVIPPAAKAQPHYHQGFETAIYLLKGEVQTFYGENLSKSCINQAGDFIFIPAGVPHQPVNLSPDTEAIALVARNDANEQESVRVYAAQATVLG, from the coding sequence ATGCAAGATCCTCAATTAAACTTAACCGGTGAAATCGTGACTGTGCGCCCTGAACACAGCATAGATACCATTCAGCACCTGCCCAATTATGTGGGCATCTCTCAAATGACCGCGGGGGCCAGGGGCATTTCGATGAATATCGTGGTGATCCCGCCAGCGGCCAAAGCGCAACCGCATTACCATCAAGGCTTTGAAACGGCGATTTACCTGCTAAAGGGTGAAGTGCAAACGTTTTATGGTGAAAATTTGAGCAAGTCCTGTATCAATCAAGCGGGCGACTTTATTTTCATCCCGGCAGGGGTGCCGCATCAGCCAGTCAATTTGAGCCCTGATACCGAAGCGATTGCGCTCGTGGCACGTAACGATGCCAATGAGCAGGAAAGTGTGCGGGTCTATGCGGCTCAGGCCACTGTGCTTGGCTGA
- the secB gene encoding protein-export chaperone SecB, whose amino-acid sequence MAQEPQNQADQNAAPIFSIEKLYVHDASIEVPNAPAIFTERTTPQINVELGNTAQQVEDGIFNVSIKVTVTAKIEDKTAFLVEVNQSGIFAIRNVPQENMEPILAVACPNILFPYAREAISDMVTRAGFMPVLLNPINFEALYLQQQQQAAQAAGAPN is encoded by the coding sequence ATGGCTCAGGAACCACAAAACCAAGCGGACCAAAACGCAGCACCGATTTTCAGCATCGAAAAATTGTATGTGCATGATGCTTCTATCGAAGTGCCTAACGCACCAGCGATTTTCACCGAGCGCACGACGCCACAGATCAATGTAGAGCTGGGCAATACGGCACAACAGGTGGAAGACGGTATTTTCAACGTCTCCATCAAAGTGACTGTGACCGCGAAAATCGAAGATAAAACCGCATTCCTGGTAGAAGTGAACCAATCCGGTATTTTTGCCATCCGCAACGTGCCACAAGAAAACATGGAGCCTATCCTGGCGGTGGCTTGCCCTAACATCTTGTTCCCTTATGCACGCGAAGCTATCTCCGATATGGTTACCCGCGCTGGCTTCATGCCCGTGTTGTTGAACCCGATCAACTTCGAAGCCTTGTATCTGCAACAGCAGCAACAAGCTGCGCAAGCGGCTGGCGCCCCTAACTAA
- a CDS encoding co-chaperone GroES, whose amino-acid sequence MNIRPLHDRVIVKRAAEERTTASGIVIPDSATEKPDQGVVQAVGNGKKDDNGKAIALDVKVGDKVLFGKYSGQTVKVNGEELLVMREEDIMAIVE is encoded by the coding sequence ATGAACATTCGTCCGTTGCACGACCGTGTAATTGTTAAACGCGCTGCTGAAGAGCGCACTACTGCTTCTGGCATTGTGATCCCTGACAGTGCAACAGAGAAACCAGACCAAGGTGTGGTTCAGGCAGTTGGCAATGGCAAAAAAGATGACAACGGCAAGGCTATCGCTTTGGACGTGAAAGTCGGCGACAAAGTATTGTTCGGCAAATACTCCGGCCAAACAGTGAAAGTCAACGGCGAAGAGCTGTTGGTGATGCGCGAAGAAGACATTATGGCGATTGTTGAGTAA
- the groL gene encoding chaperonin GroEL (60 kDa chaperone family; promotes refolding of misfolded polypeptides especially under stressful conditions; forms two stacked rings of heptamers to form a barrel-shaped 14mer; ends can be capped by GroES; misfolded proteins enter the barrel where they are refolded when GroES binds), with protein sequence MAAKDVRFGDDVRQKMVNGVNVLANAVRVTLGPKGRNVVLERSFGAPTITKDGVSVAKEIELKDKFENMGAQMVKEVASKTNDIAGDGTTTATVLAQAIIREGMKSVAAGMNPMDLKRGIDKAVEAAVADLKAQSKPCTTSKEIAQVGAISANSDASVGQIIADAMDKVGKEGVITVEDGSGLSNELDVVEGMQFDRGYLSPYFINNPERQIALLDNPFVLLHDKKISNIRDLLPTLEQVAKAGRPLLIIAEDVDGEALATLVVNNIRGILKTTAVKAPGFGDRRKAMLEDIAILTGGTVISEEVGLKLEAVQLHDLGQAKRIEVGKENTIIIDGAGNEEAIKARITQIKTQIEEASSDYDREKLQERVAKLAGGVAVIKVGATTEIEMKEKKARVEDALHATRAAVEEGIVAGGGVALIRAREAIAKVKGDNLDQEAGIKIVLRAVEEPLRQITQNAGVEPSVVVNNVAAGKGNYGYNAANETYGDMVEMGVLDPTKVTRSALQHAASVAGLMLTTDCMVAELPKEDAPAMGGDMGGMGGMGGMM encoded by the coding sequence ATGGCAGCTAAAGACGTAAGATTTGGTGATGACGTTCGCCAAAAAATGGTAAATGGCGTTAACGTATTGGCTAACGCTGTTCGTGTAACTTTGGGCCCTAAAGGCCGTAACGTGGTATTGGAGCGTTCTTTTGGCGCGCCAACCATCACTAAAGATGGTGTGTCTGTGGCTAAAGAAATCGAACTGAAAGACAAGTTCGAAAACATGGGCGCACAGATGGTGAAAGAGGTTGCTTCTAAAACCAATGATATCGCTGGTGACGGTACAACGACTGCGACTGTGTTGGCACAAGCCATTATCCGCGAAGGCATGAAATCTGTCGCTGCCGGCATGAACCCAATGGACCTGAAGCGCGGTATCGACAAAGCAGTTGAAGCTGCTGTAGCTGACCTGAAAGCACAATCCAAACCCTGTACTACCAGCAAAGAAATCGCCCAAGTTGGCGCGATCTCTGCTAACTCTGACGCCTCTGTTGGCCAGATCATTGCGGATGCAATGGACAAAGTGGGTAAAGAGGGCGTGATCACTGTTGAAGACGGTTCAGGCCTGAGCAACGAGCTGGATGTGGTTGAAGGTATGCAGTTTGACCGTGGTTACCTGTCTCCATACTTCATCAACAACCCAGAGCGCCAAATCGCGTTGCTGGACAACCCATTCGTGTTGTTGCACGACAAAAAAATCTCCAACATCCGTGACTTGCTGCCAACCTTGGAGCAAGTAGCGAAAGCTGGCCGTCCATTGCTGATCATCGCTGAAGATGTCGATGGCGAAGCGCTGGCAACCCTGGTAGTGAACAACATCCGCGGCATCTTGAAAACGACTGCAGTTAAAGCCCCAGGCTTTGGTGACCGTCGTAAAGCCATGTTGGAAGACATCGCGATTCTGACTGGCGGTACTGTGATCTCTGAAGAAGTGGGCCTGAAACTGGAAGCCGTACAACTGCACGATCTGGGTCAAGCCAAACGCATCGAAGTGGGCAAAGAAAACACCATCATCATTGACGGTGCTGGCAACGAAGAAGCGATCAAGGCACGTATCACTCAAATCAAAACACAAATCGAAGAAGCTTCTAGCGACTACGACCGTGAAAAACTGCAAGAGCGCGTGGCCAAACTGGCTGGCGGTGTTGCCGTGATCAAGGTTGGCGCGACGACTGAAATCGAAATGAAAGAGAAAAAAGCCCGCGTGGAAGATGCATTGCACGCGACACGTGCTGCGGTTGAAGAAGGTATTGTGGCTGGCGGTGGCGTGGCATTGATTCGTGCCCGCGAAGCGATTGCCAAAGTGAAAGGTGACAACCTGGATCAAGAAGCCGGTATCAAGATCGTTCTGCGTGCGGTTGAAGAACCACTGCGTCAGATCACTCAAAACGCTGGCGTTGAACCATCAGTCGTGGTGAACAACGTGGCTGCCGGTAAAGGCAACTACGGTTACAACGCAGCCAACGAAACCTATGGCGACATGGTTGAGATGGGCGTACTGGATCCAACTAAAGTGACCCGCTCCGCCTTGCAACACGCGGCTTCTGTGGCTGGCCTGATGCTGACCACTGACTGCATGGTGGCTGAACTGCCTAAAGAAGATGCACCAGCAATGGGTGGTGATATGGGCGGTATGGGTGGCATGGGCGGTATGATGTAA
- a CDS encoding secondary thiamine-phosphate synthase enzyme YjbQ: MRQQHETLSINAQGRRLYDITPQVLQWVQQSGIQSGLLTLYIQHTSASLLINENYDRDVLVDLEAFFNRLVPDGDDLFIHTVEGPDDMPAHVRTALTQTSLSIPVLQGRVALGQWQGIFLFEHRHLPARRRVLMHVMGE, from the coding sequence ATGCGACAACAGCACGAAACCCTCTCTATTAATGCCCAAGGTCGGCGTTTGTATGACATCACGCCGCAGGTATTGCAATGGGTGCAGCAATCCGGCATTCAGTCCGGCTTGTTGACGCTGTATATCCAGCACACTTCAGCCAGCCTGCTGATCAATGAAAATTATGACCGCGATGTGCTGGTGGACCTGGAAGCCTTTTTTAACCGGCTGGTACCGGATGGCGATGACCTGTTCATTCATACCGTGGAGGGCCCGGATGACATGCCTGCACATGTGCGTACCGCGCTGACACAAACCAGCTTGTCGATTCCTGTGCTACAAGGCAGGGTTGCCCTGGGCCAGTGGCAGGGCATTTTTTTGTTTGAGCATCGGCACCTGCCTGCCCGCAGACGCGTCCTCATGCATGTGATGGGTGAATAA
- a CDS encoding rhodanese-like domain-containing protein, which yields MEFLKHNVLLIGLAVGSGLALILPMLSRSAAGATVLSVTEAVMLMNRKSALVLDVREADEFAQGHLQGARHIPLAQLADRINEIQKFKEKPVLLVCQRGSRANAAAKLLKAQGFTTLNVLKGGMAAWVEAKMPATKSST from the coding sequence GTGGAATTTTTAAAACATAATGTGTTGTTAATTGGACTGGCGGTGGGCTCTGGCCTGGCGCTGATCTTGCCCATGCTGAGCCGTTCTGCGGCGGGGGCAACTGTGCTCTCAGTCACTGAAGCCGTGATGCTGATGAATAGAAAATCTGCTTTGGTACTGGATGTGCGCGAGGCGGACGAATTTGCTCAGGGGCATTTGCAGGGTGCGCGCCATATTCCGCTTGCGCAACTGGCTGACCGCATAAATGAAATTCAAAAATTCAAGGAAAAGCCGGTGTTGCTGGTTTGCCAGCGCGGCAGCCGCGCCAACGCCGCCGCCAAATTGCTCAAGGCACAGGGCTTTACCACGTTGAATGTGCTCAAAGGTGGCATGGCCGCCTGGGTGGAGGCCAAGATGCCAGCCACCAAGTCATCCACTTGA
- a CDS encoding NAD(P)H-dependent glycerol-3-phosphate dehydrogenase: MSKVAVLGAGAWGTALAMHIALQHDVVLWARNSGHVSGMRKARANPLYLGDFAFPEKLSVEDDLAAAIDGADLILSVVPTAGFRPILQQLKSLGIQQPLIWANKGLEPQTAKLPFEVAQEELGAEYPWGVLSGPSFAAELVRGLPTAITLAANHRELAQQSAQLIHGGCLRVYDSVDVVGASVGGAVKNVMAIAAGISDGMGFGNNARAAMITRGLAEITRFGMALGAKAETFMGLAGAGDLILTCTGQYSRNREVGLQLASGKSLESILAGLGHVAEGVNTAREVMRRAETIDVEMPITFEVNQLLTNQKTAQAAVSALLGRGQRQESV; this comes from the coding sequence ATGAGTAAAGTTGCCGTTCTTGGTGCAGGTGCCTGGGGTACTGCACTTGCCATGCATATTGCCTTGCAGCACGATGTGGTGTTGTGGGCGCGTAATAGCGGGCACGTTTCTGGCATGCGCAAGGCGCGTGCCAATCCGCTGTATCTGGGTGACTTTGCTTTTCCTGAAAAACTCTCGGTAGAGGATGATCTGGCTGCAGCGATTGACGGTGCCGATTTGATTTTATCAGTAGTGCCTACGGCGGGTTTCCGGCCGATTTTGCAGCAACTCAAAAGTTTGGGCATACAACAACCCTTGATCTGGGCCAACAAAGGCCTGGAGCCGCAAACGGCAAAACTGCCTTTTGAAGTGGCGCAAGAGGAGTTGGGCGCAGAGTATCCATGGGGCGTGTTAAGCGGCCCCAGCTTTGCCGCCGAACTGGTGCGAGGCCTGCCAACGGCAATTACACTCGCCGCCAATCACCGCGAGCTGGCGCAGCAATCGGCACAGCTGATTCATGGCGGCTGCTTGCGCGTCTACGATAGCGTCGACGTGGTCGGCGCTTCGGTGGGTGGGGCGGTTAAAAACGTGATGGCGATTGCCGCCGGTATCTCTGACGGCATGGGCTTTGGTAACAATGCGCGCGCTGCCATGATCACGCGGGGCTTAGCCGAAATCACCCGCTTTGGCATGGCGCTGGGCGCCAAGGCCGAGACCTTTATGGGCTTAGCGGGGGCGGGCGACTTGATCCTGACCTGTACCGGTCAATACTCGCGTAACCGTGAAGTCGGCTTGCAGCTGGCTTCGGGCAAATCACTTGAAAGCATCCTCGCCGGTTTGGGCCATGTGGCAGAAGGCGTGAATACGGCGCGTGAAGTCATGCGTCGTGCCGAAACCATAGACGTCGAAATGCCCATCACTTTTGAAGTCAATCAACTACTCACTAACCAGAAAACGGCGCAAGCAGCGGTCAGCGCCTTGTTGGGTCGCGGTCAGAGACAAGAGTCCGTCTAG
- a CDS encoding peptidoglycan DD-metalloendopeptidase family protein, producing the protein MTPIIVKQLAKPAIKCFSLLAGLWLCGAVSLPAQAAPADKTETTKGDLEQVKEKIQQLANALKASRVAKQDAHEALKASETAISASRKKLREIQDAQLENRSKLQDLQKQLNGLQRQVNQQKQSLNEQLNQQYRHGNHSPLQMLLQQQDPNNTARNLKYLGYLTAAHQQQIQSLQTNQEAIDRVRTQTTEQLHETERLASQYSDTTQKLENEKSLRSEALKELSKQIETQEQQMVRLKKDEEALSQLFQRLLAEAKKREQEALAKAKREKEAAAKKAAELATRKKKSGGRTFEHTPQATVDESGSDTQSSTVIAKNETLPEYNANKENFAQLRGRLRLPVRGDVINRFGTARAETGVSWKGIFIRAKEGSEVKSVAGGQVVFADWMRGFGNLIVIDHGNGYMSLYGNNEALYKSSGQSVKAGDTIAAVGNSGGNAENGVYYELRRNSVPFDPLQWSSVR; encoded by the coding sequence ATGACTCCGATCATCGTTAAGCAGCTGGCAAAGCCAGCGATCAAGTGTTTTAGCCTGTTGGCAGGCCTCTGGCTCTGTGGCGCCGTGAGCCTGCCAGCGCAGGCCGCGCCTGCGGACAAAACAGAAACGACCAAAGGCGATCTCGAACAGGTCAAAGAGAAAATCCAGCAACTGGCCAATGCGCTTAAAGCCTCGCGCGTGGCCAAACAGGATGCACATGAAGCGCTCAAGGCTTCGGAAACGGCCATCAGCGCATCCCGCAAAAAATTGCGCGAGATTCAGGATGCGCAGCTGGAAAACCGCAGCAAGTTACAAGACTTGCAAAAACAACTCAATGGCCTGCAACGTCAGGTCAACCAGCAAAAACAATCGCTCAACGAGCAGCTAAACCAGCAATACCGGCATGGCAACCATAGCCCGCTGCAAATGCTGCTGCAACAACAGGACCCCAACAACACGGCACGCAATCTTAAATACCTGGGCTATCTAACGGCGGCGCACCAGCAGCAGATTCAGTCGCTGCAAACCAACCAGGAAGCCATAGACCGCGTCCGCACGCAAACCACCGAACAATTACACGAAACCGAACGCTTGGCCAGCCAATACAGCGACACAACGCAAAAACTGGAAAACGAAAAATCGCTGCGTAGCGAGGCGTTAAAAGAGCTGTCCAAACAGATCGAAACACAAGAACAGCAGATGGTCCGGCTGAAAAAAGACGAAGAAGCGCTGTCTCAGTTGTTCCAGCGTTTGCTGGCCGAGGCCAAGAAACGTGAGCAGGAAGCGCTGGCAAAAGCCAAGCGCGAGAAAGAAGCGGCGGCTAAAAAAGCCGCTGAACTGGCGACGCGCAAAAAGAAATCCGGCGGCCGCACGTTTGAGCATACGCCGCAAGCGACAGTCGATGAATCAGGCAGCGACACGCAAAGCAGCACCGTGATTGCCAAAAACGAAACGCTACCTGAATACAATGCCAACAAGGAAAACTTTGCCCAGTTACGGGGACGCTTGCGCCTGCCGGTGCGTGGCGACGTGATCAACCGTTTTGGCACGGCGCGTGCAGAGACCGGGGTAAGCTGGAAAGGCATATTCATCCGCGCCAAGGAGGGCAGCGAAGTGAAATCGGTCGCGGGCGGGCAAGTGGTGTTTGCCGACTGGATGCGTGGCTTTGGCAACCTGATTGTGATTGACCACGGCAACGGCTACATGAGCCTGTACGGTAACAACGAGGCCTTGTACAAATCGTCAGGGCAAAGTGTTAAAGCGGGCGATACGATTGCCGCGGTGGGCAATAGCGGTGGCAATGCTGAAAATGGGGTTTATTACGAACTGCGCCGCAACAGTGTGCCGTTTGATCCGCTGCAATGGAGTAGTGTACGTTAG
- the grxC gene encoding glutaredoxin 3 — MAKVVMYTSAVCPYCINAERLLKNKGVTEIEKIRVDLQPELRAEMMEKTGRRTVPQIFIGEHHVGGFDDLHALDVQGGLDPLLAA; from the coding sequence ATGGCAAAAGTAGTGATGTATACCTCGGCAGTCTGCCCTTATTGCATCAATGCTGAACGGTTATTGAAAAACAAGGGCGTGACCGAAATTGAAAAAATTCGTGTCGATTTGCAGCCAGAGTTACGGGCCGAAATGATGGAAAAAACCGGCCGCCGTACGGTGCCACAGATTTTTATTGGCGAGCACCATGTTGGCGGCTTTGATGACTTGCATGCCCTGGATGTGCAGGGCGGTCTGGACCCGTTGCTGGCCGCTTGA
- a CDS encoding choice-of-anchor A family protein encodes MKLINGLILTAAFFANQSFANTIDLGVARDYNVFVFGNYESNNWNSISGAVAVGGNANISTSTISNSAKNSYGLVVGGNLTKSYGNVTGTTWVGGSVTKPQYDYYNSYSTAATSPIDFVSAKTQLNALSDNLAATASTGSVSYNYGTNGYLSGTGSSVEYFTLSGSDLSNINNWSFSNIASGSTLILNVSGSSVNLTGGWSAFSAYNVLFNFYDATSLTLNNINFSASILATDATIYGSSGNVTGTVVANNWNNSLTLGNSKFSSVAVTTPVPEPHNYALLMMGLIVILGFRARKIN; translated from the coding sequence ATGAAATTAATTAATGGTTTGATACTTACCGCAGCCTTTTTCGCTAACCAGTCCTTCGCTAACACTATTGATTTAGGTGTAGCACGTGACTATAACGTATTTGTTTTTGGCAACTATGAAAGCAATAACTGGAACTCAATTTCTGGAGCCGTGGCAGTTGGTGGGAATGCAAACATCAGTACTTCTACCATTTCTAATTCAGCAAAGAATAGTTATGGCCTTGTTGTTGGTGGAAATCTAACCAAATCATATGGCAATGTTACTGGTACGACGTGGGTCGGCGGTAGTGTTACTAAGCCCCAGTACGATTACTACAATAGCTATTCAACTGCCGCAACTTCTCCAATTGATTTTGTATCAGCTAAGACTCAATTAAACGCTCTCTCTGACAATCTTGCGGCAACAGCTTCGACCGGTTCCGTAAGTTACAACTATGGAACCAATGGATATCTGTCAGGTACAGGGAGCAGTGTCGAATATTTCACGCTTTCGGGTTCTGATTTATCCAATATCAACAACTGGAGTTTCTCTAACATTGCATCAGGTTCAACATTGATCCTGAATGTCTCTGGAAGCTCGGTTAATCTTACCGGTGGGTGGTCTGCATTCAGTGCTTATAATGTATTGTTTAACTTTTACGATGCCACATCCTTGACTCTTAACAACATCAACTTCAGTGCAAGCATCCTAGCAACGGATGCGACAATTTACGGTAGCAGCGGAAATGTGACCGGAACTGTAGTGGCTAATAATTGGAATAACTCTCTCACATTAGGAAATAGCAAATTTTCTTCTGTAGCTGTGACAACGCCTGTTCCAGAGCCTCATAACTATGCTTTATTGATGATGGGGTTGATAGTCATACTCGGTTTTAGGGCGAGGAAAATTAACTAA